A window from Bombus affinis isolate iyBomAffi1 unplaced genomic scaffold, iyBomAffi1.2 ctg00000243.1, whole genome shotgun sequence encodes these proteins:
- the LOC126927824 gene encoding immediate early response 3-interacting protein 1-like: MNQTQCYHSSYRYNVAFTLWTLFEATMLCLNAICVLNEERFPAKVGWASWQNVQGFGEPPTVKSQILNLIRSIRTVARIPLIFLNIVTIIVKLVLG; encoded by the exons ATGAATCAGA ctcaatgttatcattcatcatatcgatataatgtggcgtttacactttggacactttttgaagcgactatgttgtgtttgaatgcgatctgcgttttaaacgaagaaagatttcctgcaaaag TTGGTTGGGCGTCGTGGCAAAATGTTCAAGGCTTCGGAGAACCTCCTACAGTAAAGTCACAAATTTTGAACCTTATTAGGTCCATACGAACGGTGGCACGAA ttccattgatattcctaaatatcgtaacaataattGTGAAACTGGTGCTTGGGTGA